In Fragaria vesca subsp. vesca linkage group LG5, FraVesHawaii_1.0, whole genome shotgun sequence, the genomic stretch GATTGTCTCCAAGATCTCTTGTGTGATTCAAATGGTATTTTAGGGTTCTGCATGTTTTAGTAGGGCTGACATTAGTAGGTATACCGACTTTATTTACAAACCATGTTACCAAGACCGTTACTGTATACCATACCAAATAAGTCAGTTACCGAGTTTTTAATATACTAACTAGGTTAGTACGGTTAATACTCGGTTAGTTGGTTTCGATAAGACCCAAGTTACCGGCCTATGTTTGAGTTTCAGTATCTGTTGGGAGAGACGACTTAAAAAGTTAAAAGTAATGCATGATCGATCATGCTTCCACTTCCGCACGGGCCCGACCCGTTTCCAGGCCCAACTGTAAGGCCCGTCAGGCGCGAAGGTGAGTGGGTAGTTTTGCCGTTCTATAAATAAGCAGTTTGAGACTAAACCCCATGCCGCGATGTCAGACTACTTATCTGAAGAAATCATACACAAGATCCTGTTGCACTTACCCATCAAGTCCCTAATCAGATCCACTCTGGTCTGCAAGTCATGGAAGTCACTCATCAAGTGCTCTGCTTTCATTCAATCCCATCTCCGCACCACAATCGTCTCCAACGAGCAAAACGACTCTCACCTCCTTCTTCTCAGCGCTTCCTCTTTCGAGGGTCACTCTCGGCATCAGCATCACTGGTTGCGTAGGGATAGCCCCGAATTTGGTGCCCACTCCATGCTTCCAGCTCCGGTCATTTTTTTGGAAAACAACCCCGTTTCAGATCTGGGTGTGGTTGGAACTTGTAAGGGGTTGGTATGTCTGGAGATAGACCACACGGGCAATGATCCCATGCCGGTCTTAATTTGGAACCCATCGATTAGAAGAGTTGTCATGGTGCCTAAACCACCTCTCTGTTCTACTTCTACCAATGTCAATAGGTACACTAGGCTTTGGCTATGATGCGCATTCCAATGACTACAAGATTCTGAGAGTTGTGACTGATTTCACAACTAACGTTGATTGTGATTCAGTCAACGTGGTTTTCGGAGTTGTGAATTTTGCTGATGATGATCGATTAATCACAACCTTTGTTCAGGTTTACTCCTTAGCCAGCGGATCCTGGAAGAGTCTTAGTGATTCGGTTATACCTGTAGATTTGGAGGGTGGTGGTACTGGAGATTTTGCTTTTGTTAATGACACATTACATAAGCTTGAAGCCCGTTTTAGCGAGGATGAGTATTACAATGATGAAGACATGGTCATCCGCACCTTCAATCTGTCAACAGAAGAATTTGGCGAGATGATGGAACCGGAGGCTTTGATACAAGGCTGTAGCTCCATAGCAAGATATGGGGACACTCTTGCTTTTAGTGACAATTATAATAATAGTCTCAGAGATCGGGGTTGTTGTGACATTTGGGTTATGCGACAATATGGTGTTGCAGAGTCGTGGACTAAATTTTTCAAAATACATGTTGATCTAGCTAGGATATATGGTTTTAAAAGATGTGCGGATCTTGTGCTAGAGGAGAAGATTTCTTTTGGTCCGTCAAGAATGATTTTGTACAATCCTAAGAGTAATCAATATTCAGTTCTCGGAACTGTGGGTCATAGATACTACTTCATGGATTCTTTTGTAGAAAGTCTTGTCTTGCTTGACCACTGCAATGCCGTTTCTTACCAAGTAGCAAGGGCGTAGTAAGCAAGCTTCTTGCTTTTACCTATTTGTATCTTATTCTTTCACTTTTAATAAACATATAGTTATGTGGTTATTTTGCACTACCACCATGGTTTCTGGCATTATTTTTCTTGGGACCTGTTGAGATGTTTAGTAATTGTCAGTGCAGTGGTTTTTGCAAGTGTTTTGAATTTCCAGTTTAGTATGCTTGACATGATTTTCCATGCCAGGGGCTTTCGATTTCCATTACTATTGTTAAAACAATTCATGTGCATCATTATAATTTTTGAATGTTTTCTTGTTCCTCTAAGTATGTGGCAGTGCGCATATATACTCTCTATTATGGAGGTTTAGCT encodes the following:
- the LOC101315351 gene encoding F-box protein CPR30-like, with the protein product MSDYLSEEIIHKILLHLPIKSLIRSTLVCKSWKSLIKCSAFIQSHLRTTIVSNEQNDSHLLLLSASSFEGHSRHQHHWLRRDSPEFGAHSMLPAPVIFLENNPVSDLGVVGTCTLGFGYDAHSNDYKILRVVTDFTTNVDCDSVNVVFGVVNFADDDRLITTFVQVYSLASGSWKSLSDSVIPVDLEGGGTGDFAFVNDTLHKLEARFSEDEYYNDEDMVIRTFNLSTEEFGEMMEPEALIQGCSSIARYGDTLAFSDNYNNSLRDRGCCDIWVMRQYGVAESWTKFFKIHVDLARIYGFKRCADLVLEEKISFGPSRMILYNPKSNQYSVLGTVGHRYYFMDSFVESLVLLDHCNAVSYQVARA